In a single window of the Desulfuromonadaceae bacterium genome:
- a CDS encoding NADH-quinone oxidoreductase subunit C yields the protein MKKSTLLKNGAMLPLDDLDILDYSVFTTELLQAKRENARISAYFARPAEEDRLEIFALMSRDWQEDFLLLRTSVGRHFKSLTPDCPQLHLFEREIAEQYGVKIEGHPWFKPVRFHQPWRAGEDAWGRDPAQHPVPGDMEFYRVDGEEVHEVAVGPVHAGIIEPGHFRFQCHGEEVMSLEISLGFQHRGLEPLFVGGPHPATLHQVEVLAGDTTIGHSSNYALILEALSASPAPPRGKAIRALALELERLANHVGDVGALSGDVGYLPTASFCGRIRGDYLNLTAEICGSRFGRGLVLPGGVGFDLDDSLRNQLLKRLAVMERETRGAIELFYESPSVLARLDGIGLVSADIAEAFGMVGVAARASGLPRDSRMHHPIGAYPREYDQLVIEERGDVYDRANIRRREIYNSISLVRHLLRNLPTGEALMPQRPLAPDSLAVAITEGWRGEVVHVGLTDSAGRFNRYKVVDPSFRNWNGLAIALRGEQISDFPLCNKSFNLSYCGFDL from the coding sequence ATGAAAAAATCAACCCTGCTCAAAAATGGTGCTATGCTGCCGCTTGATGATCTGGATATCCTTGATTACAGCGTATTCACGACCGAACTATTGCAGGCCAAGCGAGAGAATGCACGGATCTCGGCCTATTTTGCCCGGCCAGCTGAGGAAGACCGTCTTGAGATATTCGCACTGATGTCACGCGACTGGCAGGAAGATTTTCTGTTGTTGCGCACCAGTGTCGGACGCCACTTCAAATCTTTAACCCCCGACTGCCCGCAACTCCACCTCTTTGAACGTGAGATTGCCGAACAGTACGGGGTGAAGATCGAAGGGCACCCTTGGTTTAAACCAGTGCGCTTTCACCAGCCCTGGCGTGCGGGAGAGGATGCCTGGGGGCGGGATCCTGCACAACACCCGGTCCCCGGTGACATGGAGTTCTATCGAGTTGATGGCGAAGAGGTGCATGAAGTTGCGGTCGGGCCGGTTCACGCCGGGATCATTGAACCGGGACACTTCCGTTTTCAGTGCCACGGCGAAGAGGTCATGAGCCTCGAAATCTCCCTCGGGTTCCAGCACCGTGGTCTCGAACCGCTATTCGTTGGCGGTCCGCATCCCGCCACTCTGCATCAGGTTGAGGTTCTGGCCGGTGACACCACCATTGGGCACAGCAGCAATTATGCACTGATTCTGGAAGCCCTCAGCGCATCTCCCGCGCCTCCCAGGGGCAAGGCGATTCGCGCACTGGCGCTGGAACTGGAACGACTGGCCAACCATGTCGGTGATGTCGGCGCGCTTTCAGGTGATGTTGGTTATTTACCAACTGCGTCGTTCTGCGGGCGGATTCGCGGTGACTATCTCAACTTAACCGCAGAGATCTGCGGCAGCCGCTTTGGACGTGGTCTGGTGCTCCCCGGCGGCGTCGGCTTCGACCTTGATGACAGCCTCAGAAATCAACTTCTCAAACGGCTTGCAGTGATGGAAAGAGAGACGCGCGGGGCCATTGAGTTGTTCTATGAGTCACCTTCGGTCCTTGCTCGGCTCGATGGCATCGGGCTGGTCTCGGCAGACATCGCAGAAGCGTTCGGCATGGTCGGGGTGGCGGCACGCGCTTCCGGCCTGCCACGTGACAGCCGCATGCATCATCCGATTGGAGCCTACCCCCGTGAGTATGATCAGCTGGTGATTGAAGAGCGTGGCGATGTTTACGACCGCGCCAACATTCGACGCCGTGAGATCTACAATTCGATCTCACTGGTGCGGCACTTACTGAGAAACCTGCCGACAGGAGAGGCCCTTATGCCCCAACGGCCGCTGGCCCCCGATAGCCTGGCCGTTGCGATTACAGAAGGCTGGCGCGGTGAGGTGGTCCATGTCGGATTGACCGATAGCGCGGGACGCTTCAACCGCTACAAGGTCGTGGATCCATCGTTTCGCAACTGGAACGGGCTGGCGATAGCTTTGCGCGGTGAACAGATTTCGGACTTCCCGTTATGCAACAAGAGTTTTAACCTCTCTTACTGCGGATTCGACCTCTGA